The following proteins are co-located in the Pyrobaculum calidifontis JCM 11548 genome:
- a CDS encoding DUF1641 domain-containing protein — protein sequence MSEVSELVKELRSRWIATERVVATAAGKSKPVLPDEVVLQHLKAAAEFLVRSGTLDVVVELLATLAMLQDVVTDRMVDEWARNLRKVGLLADSLTRTSLLEVLSNALLDVELERAILEVKDGKKISLITLISLFNDQEVRQGLYIVLKLLKALGKATKTLE from the coding sequence ATGAGTGAGGTAAGCGAGTTAGTCAAAGAGTTGAGGTCTAGGTGGATTGCCACTGAGAGAGTTGTAGCCACGGCGGCGGGGAAGTCTAAGCCTGTTCTCCCAGACGAGGTAGTGCTACAACATTTAAAGGCAGCCGCCGAGTTTCTTGTAAGATCTGGCACATTAGACGTCGTAGTTGAACTCTTGGCGACGCTTGCAATGTTACAAGACGTTGTAACAGATAGAATGGTGGACGAGTGGGCAAGAAACCTAAGGAAAGTAGGCCTCCTAGCCGACAGTCTTACAAGGACGTCGCTTCTAGAGGTGTTGTCTAATGCGCTACTAGACGTAGAGTTAGAAAGAGCAATTCTAGAAGTAAAAGACGGAAAAAAGATCTCGCTTATCACGCTAATTTCTCTGTTTAACGACCAAGAAGTACGCCAAGGTCTCTATATCGTACTCAAGCTTCTAAAAGCGTTGGGAAAAGCAACTAAGACGCTTGAGTAA
- a CDS encoding helix-turn-helix domain-containing protein, with product MDVISLQIIETLAEAELYKGGASPYYVMKKLNLYPAFSYKLIKKLEKENYIICKKNKKGRICNLTLYGIVTLFKEYNKNLARLLFVKKLNLKLLEIDSADRVLEKLASLDGNNGYIYLIIGFCLLNFYDNDIRKLLVELLKDIDFMMIIGGKCVYMHKNGARYCFCTTSLYDGECKKEKCPFNVNLPLKILKEIFSR from the coding sequence ATGGATGTGATTTCTCTCCAGATAATAGAAACGTTGGCAGAGGCAGAGTTGTACAAAGGAGGTGCTTCACCTTATTATGTAATGAAGAAACTAAATCTCTACCCAGCTTTTTCATATAAACTTATTAAAAAACTTGAAAAAGAAAACTATATAATATGTAAGAAGAATAAAAAAGGGAGAATCTGCAACTTAACTCTTTATGGAATAGTTACATTATTTAAAGAATACAATAAGAATTTAGCAAGACTACTATTTGTTAAAAAATTAAATTTAAAATTATTAGAAATTGACAGTGCAGATAGGGTCTTAGAAAAATTGGCCTCTCTTGATGGGAATAACGGCTACATCTATCTAATTATTGGTTTTTGTCTACTCAATTTTTATGATAATGACATAAGAAAATTACTTGTTGAATTATTGAAAGACATAGATTTTATGATGATAATAGGGGGCAAATGTGTATATATGCACAAAAATGGGGCTCGATATTGTTTTTGTACAACAAGTTTATATGATGGTGAATGTAAGAAAGAAAAGTGCCCATTTAACGTGAACCTTCCATTAAAAATCTTAAAAGAGATATTCTCGCGTTGA